DNA sequence from the Oncorhynchus kisutch isolate 150728-3 unplaced genomic scaffold, Okis_V2 Okis07a-Okis12b_hom, whole genome shotgun sequence genome:
ACATGAATTGAAATAAtaaatatgcatctgttggtcacagacaggCCTACCTTCATTTTAAACTGGTTGTACATTTGAATTAAAAACGTATTCTCCTGAGGTGGTCTTCCTGTTTTGAGTGTACTATTTTGCAGTGTACTGTATTTGCATAGCAGTAAGTAGCACAATGTGGTTGCAGTCCCCCTCAGTAATGTCTTGGATTATTGCACGTTTGTCCGTGTCAAACAAATAATATGACTAAAATTAGAAAAGGTTAAGAAAATGTGTGGGCTTGGTACAGCTGTCTAAACACATGTATGGTATGATTAGaatcaggggcgcaactttcattTAAGAAGTGGGCGGTACAcaatttctatatattttttgttgccaGATGGATAAACTCTCCAAACAGTGTACCCCCGACCGCTCGGAGGCGCCCGCATCGTCCTAAAACACACCATTGCCTCGTTTAGGATCACATTCCAATGctaaaactggggggggggggtaacccgtCCCCAGTGAACGTTGCACCCCTGATTAGAAATGACGATTTTAGAGGCAAAGGCCCTTACTCCTCGTTGATGGCACATCGTCGCTGGGTGAGGGCTCCGTGTCTCGTCAGAGTGTCGCTGAGCTCCATGTAGAGCTGGTCTGCCATGGTGGTGGGGATGCCGTCCCAGATCAGGATGATCACCACGATGCATGCCGCCTCGCACTTGTGGCGCTCCCGCTCACGCACCAGCACCAGGAGCTTCTCGTCCACGCTGCCGCGCCGGATCACCTGGAACACACCAATGTcttgatttatttgatttgattgtaaaTCTCATTGAGATGAAGTGCCTTTTTCCCAGAGGCATCTGGTCTGAGATCACAGAGAGATAGTACAGAAAAGATTCCCTTCAAATTACAATCTGGTGTGTTTTTACAATTGACCATTTTGCTCTAAATAGTAATCCTCGATTCTAATTTCGGCTATCCCAATTgggtggcaggtggcctagcgtttaaagcgttgggccagcaaccgaaaggtcgctggttcgaataccctAGTCGACAACGTGAACAATCTATCGATGTGCCCTTGATGAAGGAAAGGAACCTCTTATTAAGATGCCACCAACACCCATGACTTCAACTCTATTCTTAAACCAATAGTGTCTGATCAAAGTATGGAAGGTACACATTACAGCATCCCCAATTCAGAGTGATTCCTCCATATATTTAGAATTTAgtaccctaatttgctccagaggcgctgtactactatggctgaccctgtaaaacaacacatttccacACACCTATCTGGTGTGTgataatcatttaaaaaatgaatttcGGAGATATTGTCATGCTTCATTCACACTTACCCATTTAGCAATGGGGCATCCCTGTGTACTCTTCCCTTCTTTACCTGTGTACACCACTTTTTCAATCCTGATGGCACTGCCAGTTAGCCCAGACCTTCAAAAGCAAGGATGATAGTTAGAGTAGATGCATGTGATATAGTAACAGAAGAGTGTACGGCAATAAAATGAGAATATGAACAACGTTTGTTAAGTGTGGGTGTAAATATGGGGTCTGTTCAGGAGTGTACAACGTTACAGAGCGTTCTGATTGTAACGTCTCCACATTAAATGTGATATATATGATATATgccatgatatatatatatacacatacacatgatgACTGACAGGGGACTCTGTGTTGAAACCAcagtgcctccatcttggcactctcCCACCGTTGTAAATAATATTTTGGAAGctttagaaatgcatttattaatataGTAACAGAAGAGTGTACGgcaataaacattttgtttttgtcatgtttattctattacagacaacttaatgcatacttttaaattatatgatGTGAcctaaacatacaaataaaaaaatagaacattttccttaaattataattttttagagttcactaatgttactgtccccactacaacaacataATTCTGTCCTTAAAacactgtagaattccattcttTCCTAATACAGCCTGCTCCTACTGGGGAGAACCAATATGGCATCAAAGCCTCTcaatagcatcagcaatccagggctTATGTACATCATTggatatatgccatttagcagacactgttaTCCAAAGCAGCATACATTCACACATTTTACGTACGGGTGGTCTCAGGAATCGAACCCAttatcctggcgttgcaagtgccatgctctaccaactgagctacagaggaccacagtcACACAGCTACAGAGGATCACAAATGTAACAGGAATGGAACAAATACAGGCTTGATGCACGTATTCCCAGGTTAAATACTAACGTCATGATTTATATGCCACCATGTTGAATTCTGGTGAGTGGTATAATCAGGAAACTGTTACTGTAAGTATGGAGGTCATGTGACCAGAAAGTGATCCCAAAATGGCTCTGGTGTGAGAAAGGTTGAGTTGAAATGTTTGTTTGAAACCATGAAAAGTTCAGTAATTGTGCACAGAAATACCTGTTCCTATGGTTTATTTGCGTGTGAGAAAGCAACCGTTAAAATGTTTGTTTGAAACCATGAAAAGTTCAGTAATTGTGTATAGTAAAACCTGTTCCTTTGTATTATGTGGGATGACACGGGATAAAACAACCCACCTTGTCTCCATGATGTCACGGATGGCCTTGATATTCGGAGCGGAGCCCAGGTGAGTGTAATACGGCCCTTCGTCCTTCTCACTGATGGACTCTGTATCAAAACAAAGAAAGGCACAACCCCCCATACCCAAATTAGACATCAACCGACAAATAATCTCTGTGTGAAGACAGACATGAAATGTGACTCACCCATGCAGTGGCAGGAAGGGATATCATACTGGGTCTTGATAGGAGTATCCAATAGGTTTTTAATGGGAGTATCCAAGAGTTTCATGGGGGAATTCATAAAACTCTGGAGCAGGGGTTCCTGCTTGGGGGTGAAGTCTAGGTGGGGTCTTTTCAGCCCATTGGAGCCAGGGCGCCCCATCCCCATGTCCTCCATCCCACCCGACCCACCGTCCAGGTCCGCGTGGGTCGAGAGCACCGTCACAGCGCCAGACTGCTCCACCTTGACCTTGTTCGGTGACCTGATGACGAGGGACTTCCTGTCGAAGACTGGCGAAAGCTGATACTGTCTGAGAGTCTGCTCCATGGTGGCTAGGATGCTCCGCTGGGAGCTGCTCTGGCTCCGCTCACCGCAGCACGACGTCTGGGGCTGTGGATTGTACTCCTGCTTGACCTGGATGCCCCCCGCTACCATACCCATCTCCCGGCCCTGCTGTTGATGCTGCATCAAGGGCGGTGGTCCAGGCCCTTGGTGGTGAGGGTGTTCGAACCGCGGCCCATTCACCATCTTGATGGGCCGGACGCCGTGTTTGAAATCTACAGGGGTCTGTGGATGAGGGGGACCCAGAGACTCCCTCTCAGACTGCCTCTGTAGAAGATGCATCCGCAGGGCCGCGTGCCTCTGGAAGTCCCCCTGGGGGCCCCCGTGTCCCAGGGGTGGAGGCCCCCCCCTCTGGAACTGGGCGCAAGACTCCTGCTGATTCTGCTCCATTTTAGGATACATCTGCTGTTGCTGTGCAGACACCTGCTGGTTTAAAGCACCGTGTGGTAAGTGAGGTAGCGGTTGTGGGGGGGTCTGGGTAAGGGGGAAGTCCATGTGGTTGGGGTGTGGTTGTCGGAGGTGGGACGGCGGCTGCTGCTGGTGGGAGTATTGCTTGGGTCCGGGGCTTGGAGTGTACTGCCTCTGCTGTTGTTGTtggtgctgctgttgttgttgctgcttcATCTCcagctccatctccatctccatggTATTACTGCTGCTCTGTCTCCATGACGCCTGCTGGGACTGCTGTGCTTCGTTGGGCTGAGAGGGGTCTACAGGATTGTACCCAGGGTTGTTTCTCATCATAGACTGTATCTGCTGCTGGTGCCCAGGCTGGGGTTGACCACCCTGACCTCTGTAGCCTCCACCAGGGGATTTCAGCTTCTTCTCTAGCCTGATGTAGTCCTCCAGCTTGAGTTTGTTCAGCAGCTGTTGACCGTCCATCGTGCCCTGGTTGGGGTCCTGTGACTTTGGTGCGTTGACCGACTGCTGTCCGTCGTACTGAGATGGATGGGACAGCGggcgctgctgctgctgttgatgTTGTGGACGTTGTGGCGGCTGCAAAAAGCTAGGTGATAGTATTTCCTCTAGATCTGGGTCGCCTTCGCATAAGTGCTCTGGCTGCATGGGGGCTCGAAAACAATTCTCCCCTTGCTGCTGCtgttgaggaggaggaagattacACTGCTGCTGGTGCATGTGTTGTGTATGTGGCTGATGTTGAGGAGGAAGATTACACTGTTGTTGGTGCATGTGAGGTGGGCCTTTAGAGTCGGCCTGCTGCTGCCACTCTGGGGCAGTGTTGTGTTGGGCAGGAGATGCTTGGTGAGGCGACTGGGCCGGCCGCGGCTGCTGTTGCTGGTAGGCCCCTCCGGTGGGTCCTACGTCGAAGCTTTGTCCCCCCGTCTGGAACCTCCGTGCTGAGTCGGGCTCCAGCATCTGACCCCGGGAGTTTAGATCTATCCAGCCCATCTGGGAATTAGGGCAACCGGGATCTgcccctcctctctgctgttgCTGGGTTGTGTCTTTCATCATCCCGTTTTGATGGGAGTGTTGGGGTCCAGGCTCACTGCTACTGGGCAGGGAAGCTGGGCCCATGGAGCCCTGGGGGCCCGTAGAGTCAGCTCCACAGGGGTTTCCTGTCTGCTGTTGCTGCATCCCATACTGTTGCTGCCGGCGCCTCCCCTCACTCTGCCCCATGCCTGGGCTGGGGAAAGGGCCGGGGCTGAACCCAATGGCCTCTTTTGTCTGCAGCGGAGTGCTCTGCTCTAGAGGGCTCGGGAAAGAGTTCTGATGGTTAAACTCCTGGTTAGGTTTCCTGTAAATGCCCTCTGTGTTGTTCTGATGTTGCGAGCCGTCAGCGGGCTGCTGTTGCGGGTGCTCTCCTCTGTAACTGTTAGAATACCCATTCACCATATACGGGGCGGCTGAGTTGTTATATCCATTGCTGCCTTGCCCTTTAGGGTCTGCTACCCCAGTCTGCTGCTGTTTCTCAGAGGCAGGCATCTGGGCTGAAATGGGAGGGAACCCTGAGGTAAGAGAGGTAGGTGACTGCGTCGTGGCATGTTCGGGCAGTTCAGGGAGTTCGTTGGTGAGTGAGCTAATGTCGTCGACCAACCCCACCTCCGGTTGAAACTCCTGCACGCCCGTCTGTGCTGCGATGGACACTTGTTCTGGGTAATACTGAGACAGAGTTTTCTCTAGAAGGTCACCAGGTGTGCCTTCAATGGAATTGGGGCTCACTGTAGCACCGTTAGCTATTTGCTTGTTCCTCGATAGTGAGAAAATATCCCCTCCATTTGAGAAAGTATTACAGTTTCTCTTatccagtcttgtcccatcgcagtCAAACTCCCCAGGCTTTGTCAACTCTGGGAAATCGTCCATGATGTCCCCACCCTCCTTTTTGTCCcacatctcctctccatcccctccattAATCTCCAAATCCGATCTGAGTTTCTTGGCCTGGTGAAGGCCCAGTAAGGACTGGTCACAGAGCGCATGCTTCAGATCCCCACCATTGATCATGTTATAAGAGCCTTGGTCGAACAGTCCCTGCACTCCGGCAGGACTGCTGCAGTTCTCCCTGTGTCTCTTCATTGGGTTGATGACCCCTGCCACGGCCTTGTTGTAAAGGTTCCAGTTTCCATCCCCGTTGATCTGCTGATGGGCTCCTTCCGGTGACTGGGTGCCATTTTGGAGCTTGGCGGTGATCAGGTTGTCTGGTTGAGTGGCGGCGCTGAGTTGTGCTAGTATCAGACTTTCTTCCGTCTCCTGGCTGGCCTTTTCTGTTTCCATCTGGCCTGCTCTGAGTCCATCCACAGGGCTGCCCTCTGTGCGTCCTGcaggggagacggagagagagagagaggtattactaaccatgaaatacagaaacaaCAGACGAACAGTCCCTTAAATGTGTAATCATAAGGTAAGATTACACATTTAAACAAAAAATGTGAATGGTGCATATAGCACTGATCTTGAATTAAGGTGGAAATGGGTATTTTATGATGATAGACTATTTTTATACAACCATCCTATGATTCGTCAAATGTAATCACTAGTTTCCACTTTCCCATAACATCACATTAGTTCGAAACGAAAGGGAAAAAACACACATTCTCTCCTAAATTGAATGGAATTGGATGTATTTATAAACACAGGACAAAACACATGTGGGCGGCGACACTT
Encoded proteins:
- the tet2 gene encoding methylcytosine dioxygenase TET2, encoding METEKASQETEESLILAQLSAATQPDNLITAKLQNGTQSPEGAHQQINGDGNWNLYNKAVAGVINPMKRHRENCSSPAGVQGLFDQGSYNMINGGDLKHALCDQSLLGLHQAKKLRSDLEINGGDGEEMWDKKEGGDIMDDFPELTKPGEFDCDGTRLDKRNCNTFSNGGDIFSLSRNKQIANGATVSPNSIEGTPGDLLEKTLSQYYPEQVSIAAQTGVQEFQPEVGLVDDISSLTNELPELPEHATTQSPTSLTSGFPPISAQMPASEKQQQTGVADPKGQGSNGYNNSAAPYMVNGYSNSYRGEHPQQQPADGSQHQNNTEGIYRKPNQEFNHQNSFPSPLEQSTPLQTKEAIGFSPGPFPSPGMGQSEGRRRQQQYGMQQQQTGNPCGADSTGPQGSMGPASLPSSSEPGPQHSHQNGMMKDTTQQQQRGGADPGCPNSQMGWIDLNSRGQMLEPDSARRFQTGGQSFDVGPTGGAYQQQQPRPAQSPHQASPAQHNTAPEWQQQADSKGPPHMHQQQCNLPPQHQPHTQHMHQQQCNLPPPQQQQQGENCFRAPMQPEHLCEGDPDLEEILSPSFLQPPQRPQHQQQQQRPLSHPSQYDGQQSVNAPKSQDPNQGTMDGQQLLNKLKLEDYIRLEKKLKSPGGGYRGQGGQPQPGHQQQIQSMMRNNPGYNPVDPSQPNEAQQSQQASWRQSSSNTMEMEMELEMKQQQQQQHQQQQQRQYTPSPGPKQYSHQQQPPSHLRQPHPNHMDFPLTQTPPQPLPHLPHGALNQQVSAQQQQMYPKMEQNQQESCAQFQRGGPPPLGHGGPQGDFQRHAALRMHLLQRQSERESLGPPHPQTPVDFKHGVRPIKMVNGPRFEHPHHQGPGPPPLMQHQQQGREMGMVAGGIQVKQEYNPQPQTSCCGERSQSSSQRSILATMEQTLRQYQLSPVFDRKSLVIRSPNKVKVEQSGAVTVLSTHADLDGGSGGMEDMGMGRPGSNGLKRPHLDFTPKQEPLLQSFMNSPMKLLDTPIKNLLDTPIKTQYDIPSCHCMESISEKDEGPYYTHLGSAPNIKAIRDIMETRSGLTGSAIRIEKVVYTGKEGKSTQGCPIAKWVIRRGSVDEKLLVLVRERERHKCEAACIVVIILIWDGIPTTMADQLYMELSDTLTRHGALTQRRCAINEERTCACQGLDPEACGASFSFGCSWSMYYNGCKFARSKIPRKFKLTGDDPKEEERLEQNLQNLATLMAPTYKTLAPDAYQNQVEHEQRAPDCRLGKGEGRPFSGVTACMDFCAHAHRDLHNMQGGSTVVCTLTKEDNRQIGKIPEDEQLHVLPLYKASPTDEFGSAEGQQEKIKTGAIQVLNAFRRQIRMLSEPAKSCRQKKLDAKRAAASKNAGGPDTPSKAEKALQAKLKSSSTYESIAQSTPGTGPNPGAMGTTPQPPGQPPGHPLGAHLQQLQHQNALHAFPGSPHPASPYAGFPNHPGPFQSTSKPGSMYPQPPASASPYPSPLHIPTSYMNGSNPPSSYPSPMTPGSPYPGYQCNGGSPLDNYHPYYTSNPKHLDMYRQQRPGALYPDMQQQYGAHQRYGVNYPPQYGEPGLQINGYSNCSSMRSGIHPMSPYGPPSYGPSGAPDAQYLDALSRPPSAHHPGLDYAAAVSKGNQFGGYPNPYLSQSTKMFPPGGPQDPFCMQVKPEMGLQSPCMTPTQPGFPGLPNEHLHGGSPMIKQEPRSGPPTPTTPKEKPAMWSDNEHNFLDPEIGGVAVAPSHGSILIECAKREMHATTPLKNPKRNHPARISLVFYQHKNMNEAKHGLALWEAKMAEKQREKDEDAERNGAEGATVTPSKSTKKGAKREHPELSEQQGEPPYKRFIQTLMERSMSCTTNTYVNTSPYAFTKVTGPYSRFI